One genomic window of Lycium ferocissimum isolate CSIRO_LF1 unplaced genomic scaffold, AGI_CSIRO_Lferr_CH_V1 ctg15832, whole genome shotgun sequence includes the following:
- the LOC132042514 gene encoding uncharacterized protein LOC132042514 has protein sequence MALPAIPRPTLSFSSLPHPTQFCFVRAEWKKKRLALMTAHRGHGPSSRIVRSVLDNRKSNINGNEATEPARVLLERLFAQTQKLEQQIGRNPYLPQVAELGLNLGKLESDLQDALATLKKKEEDIQDTERKVLMEYNELNRAKLELEQQEEEIAAASSRQEKLENELRQANLTLASQAAEIEDLKFRLKERDQEISSTRTALDSKADEIDKMTDELKNRSDEAANTESELRTKAELLDTANEVVQRQEVELQNFRREIQEKEKELEVFLTMQKTEEEKLKVAKSNLEKQAMDWLVAKQEMKKLEEETSKYGGEENRTLEDFRRVKKLLADVRSELVSSQRALTSSRLKMAEQENLLEERLQELEEQRRSVMSYMTSLKEAQIEVKNQKVKLMFAEARNKEFERNLSMEKE, from the exons ATGGCGTTGCCAGCCATACCGCGCCCCACTTTATCCTTTTCCTCTCTTCCCCACCCAACGCAG TTCTGTTTTGTGAGGGCCGaatggaagaagaagagatTAGCACTTATGACAGCTCATCGTGGACATGGTCCTTCCTCAAGAATTGTGAGGTCAGTCTTGGATAACAGGAAATCAAATATCAACGGCAATGAAGCAACTGAGCCTGCAAGGGTTCTTCTTGAGAGGTTGTTTGCCCAGACCCAGAAACTAGAACAACAGATTGGCAGAAATCCTTATCTTCCTCAGGTGGCTGAGCTGGGACTAAATCTTGGCAAGCTGGAGTCTGATTTGCAGGATGCTCTTGCAAccttgaagaagaaggaagaagatatTCAAGATACAGAGAGAAAAGTATTGATGGAGTACAATGAATTAAACCGTGCAAAGCTAGAATTGGAGCAGCAGGAGGAAGAGATTGCAGCTGCTAGTTCTAGGCAGGAAAAACTGGAAAATGAGCTAAGGCAGGCTAATCTTACCTTAGCATCTCAAGCTGCGGAAATTGAAGATCTAAAGTTTCGTCTCAAGGAGAGAGATCAGGAGATATCTTCTACGCGAACAGCCCTAGATTCAAAAGCAGATGAAATTGATAAAATGACGGATGAGTTGAAGAATAGAAGCGATGAAGCCGCTAACACTGAATCAGAACTCAGAACCAAGGCTGAGCTACTTGATACAGCAAATGAAGTAGTTCAAAGACAGGAGGTTGAGCTACAAAATTTCCGAAGagaaattcaagagaaagagaaagagctGGAAGTCTTCTTGACAATGCAGAAAACTGAAGAAGAGAAACTTAAAGTTGCCAAATCCAATTTGGAGAAGCAGGCAATGGATTGGCTCGTAGCAAAGcaagaaatgaagaaattggAAGAGGAAACATCTAAATATGGTGGAGAAGAAAATAGGACCCTTGAGGATTTCAGAAGAGTGAAAAAGCTACTTGCCGATGTAAGGTCTGAGTTAGTCTCATCTCAGAGAGCTTTGACATCCTCTAGACTGAAAATGGCAGAGCAGGAAAATCTGTTAGAAGAGCGTCTCCAAGAGCTTGAAGAGCAAAGAAGAAGTGTTATGTCTTACATGACAAGTTTGAAAGAAGCTCAAATTGAGGTAAAGAATCAGAAAGTGAAACTCATGTTTGCTGAGGCTCGAAACAAAGAATTTGAAAGGAATTTATCCATGGAAAAGGAG